From the genome of Calditrichota bacterium, one region includes:
- a CDS encoding T9SS type A sorting domain-containing protein — MSKRNFLPVLMVILVAFGAVTAFGQTITLTIPDTMAQSGASISIPIMVSDVTGLNVLAYDMSVTFDQNVLDATGFSRTGTILESWSDPTVNDLDGQYNLVGAGTAAMSGSGVFIYINFDVVGNPGDTTTIHFNKMVFNEGDPAATTTDGKFTIEAAASMVTFQVNMSIKQREMTFDPGAGDIVAVRGSFNGWSGNDQECTDADGDTVYTGTFDVGTDPTIYYKYVLHKADGSDVWESDPNREFANTGSQTLPVTYFDRDSVYTPPADVFVTFQVNMSIKLREEVFKPNDGDLVVVRGSFNGWSGNNEECTDADGDSIYTGAFNIGTDPTIFYKYVIHKADGTDMWEDHVIDNSGGNRYFDNPMADATLPVVFWDDDDEFSGVTKTGAILFNVDMQVWEDAGFFDRNLDSLEIRGGFNGWASGDYLERVPGMMIYEKLMSVEGIVGSEMNYKYYLNYNDKTLWSNGDWGYEVPYTRGGGNRSIVFEGTDDQMAPLQYMNDIPHGGVIPEGKTVTVTFTIDMNPAMSLPTPFNPATDTVTLIPQDPHWAIGQGITPYDETLVTFTDDNSDGIYTGTLEIHGPTIYGMEYAFRYGADDITEGGGFDFGRYRTRYINPNSDGTYPDTWTFPVDTFQLDPPLPVEEAPLRVAVDELIQGRVTPDNFTLQQNYPNPFNPTTMITYSIPKLSHVSVKIYNMLGQEIATLVNMYKAPGTYKVSWDGKDYTGKVVAGGVYFYHIEAGDFNQTMKMLFLK, encoded by the coding sequence ATGAGTAAAAGAAATTTTTTACCAGTATTGATGGTGATCCTGGTTGCTTTTGGAGCTGTGACGGCGTTCGGTCAGACGATAACGCTAACAATTCCGGACACGATGGCTCAATCGGGCGCCAGCATTTCCATTCCCATCATGGTGAGCGATGTCACAGGCCTGAATGTGTTAGCCTATGATATGTCGGTCACTTTTGATCAGAATGTGCTCGATGCAACCGGATTTAGCCGCACTGGGACAATTTTGGAGTCCTGGAGCGATCCTACGGTGAATGACCTGGACGGACAATACAATCTGGTCGGCGCAGGCACCGCCGCCATGTCCGGCAGCGGCGTTTTCATCTACATTAATTTTGACGTTGTCGGAAATCCCGGCGATACCACGACGATACATTTCAACAAGATGGTGTTCAACGAAGGCGATCCGGCTGCGACCACAACTGACGGAAAGTTTACTATTGAGGCTGCTGCCAGCATGGTCACTTTTCAGGTAAACATGAGTATTAAACAGCGGGAAATGACTTTTGATCCCGGCGCGGGCGATATTGTTGCCGTTCGCGGAAGTTTTAACGGCTGGAGTGGCAATGATCAGGAATGTACTGATGCCGATGGCGACACCGTTTACACCGGTACTTTTGACGTTGGCACAGATCCGACGATTTACTACAAATACGTCCTTCACAAAGCCGATGGATCGGACGTGTGGGAATCTGATCCGAATCGAGAATTTGCAAATACCGGAAGTCAAACTCTTCCCGTGACTTATTTTGACAGAGATAGTGTCTATACGCCACCGGCGGATGTTTTTGTGACTTTTCAGGTAAATATGAGCATCAAGCTGCGCGAAGAAGTTTTTAAACCAAACGATGGCGATCTCGTTGTTGTGCGCGGCAGTTTTAACGGTTGGTCTGGCAATAACGAAGAATGTACTGATGCGGATGGCGATAGCATTTACACCGGCGCTTTCAATATCGGCACTGATCCCACAATTTTTTACAAATACGTCATTCACAAAGCCGATGGCACAGATATGTGGGAAGATCACGTTATTGATAATAGCGGCGGCAATCGTTATTTTGACAATCCAATGGCTGACGCTACTTTGCCGGTGGTCTTTTGGGACGACGATGACGAATTCAGCGGCGTGACCAAAACGGGCGCCATTTTGTTCAACGTGGACATGCAGGTATGGGAAGATGCTGGTTTCTTCGATCGTAACCTGGATTCACTGGAAATTCGCGGCGGATTTAATGGCTGGGCTTCCGGCGATTATCTGGAACGAGTGCCGGGAATGATGATTTACGAAAAACTTATGTCGGTAGAAGGTATTGTCGGCTCGGAAATGAATTACAAATATTATCTGAATTATAACGACAAAACTCTATGGAGCAATGGCGACTGGGGATATGAAGTTCCTTATACCCGCGGCGGCGGCAATAGATCTATTGTCTTTGAAGGCACCGATGATCAGATGGCTCCGTTGCAGTATATGAACGATATTCCTCATGGCGGCGTAATCCCCGAGGGAAAAACTGTTACCGTGACATTTACAATTGATATGAACCCGGCGATGAGTCTGCCTACTCCGTTCAATCCGGCGACTGATACTGTGACTTTGATTCCGCAGGATCCGCATTGGGCAATCGGGCAGGGAATTACCCCTTACGATGAAACGCTTGTCACTTTTACTGATGACAACAGCGATGGCATTTATACCGGGACATTGGAGATTCACGGCCCGACTATTTATGGCATGGAATATGCGTTTCGTTACGGCGCAGACGATATCACTGAGGGCGGCGGTTTCGATTTCGGACGTTATCGCACGCGCTACATTAACCCCAATAGCGACGGTACTTATCCGGATACCTGGACATTCCCCGTGGATACATTTCAGTTAGATCCGCCACTGCCAGTGGAAGAAGCGCCGCTGAGAGTGGCTGTGGATGAACTTATTCAAGGACGCGTGACTCCGGATAATTTCACTTTGCAACAAAATTATCCGAATCCGTTCAACCCGACAACGATGATCACCTACTCAATTCCCAAATTGAGCCACGTGAGCGTCAAAATTTACAACATGCTGGGGCAGGAAATTGCCACTTTGGTGAACATGTACAAAGCGCCGGGAACGTACAAAGTTTCCTGGGACGGCAAAGATTACACTGGCAAAGTTGTGGCCGGAGGCGTCTATTTCTACCACATTGAGGCAGGCGATTTCAATCAAACAATGAAAATGCTGTTCCTCAAATAA
- a CDS encoding UPF0164 family protein, which produces MKTSRKYTFLIILLLLTTTQAILRAQEVTKIGTSAAKVLSIPVGSRALGMGAAFVSVADDATAMYWNAAGIARLDRSEFVFMHSNWLADLRFDYVGLTLPLAQIGTIGVSFSALTMDEMDITTESEPEGTGETFSAGSFIAGISFARNLTDNFTIGGTVKYVTERIWNSSAGAIAVDIGTLFDTPFRGIRLGASISNFGQKMQIMGDDLLVQKDIDASIAGNNESVNAYLATDKFDLPLIMRLGISTELVDTDFQKFTIAIDGLHPNDNTESVNIGGEYSTLRKLVSFRGGIKSLGLKNREDRYVVGMGLNYFLGGGRRIRIDYTYEQFVHLRNIHQFTLAVRF; this is translated from the coding sequence GTGAAAACGAGTCGAAAATATACATTTCTAATAATTTTGCTATTGCTGACGACGACGCAGGCGATCCTTCGCGCACAAGAAGTAACCAAAATTGGCACTTCGGCGGCAAAGGTGCTCAGTATCCCCGTTGGCTCTCGCGCCCTTGGAATGGGAGCTGCGTTTGTCTCTGTCGCTGACGACGCCACTGCCATGTACTGGAACGCTGCCGGAATCGCGCGTCTCGACCGAAGCGAGTTTGTATTTATGCATTCCAATTGGCTGGCGGATTTGCGTTTTGATTATGTAGGTTTGACTTTACCTTTGGCGCAAATAGGCACGATCGGCGTCAGCTTTTCTGCGCTGACAATGGATGAGATGGACATCACTACGGAGTCCGAGCCCGAAGGCACGGGAGAGACATTTTCTGCCGGTTCATTCATTGCCGGAATTTCCTTTGCGCGAAATTTGACGGATAATTTTACTATCGGCGGCACCGTGAAATATGTGACAGAAAGAATTTGGAATTCCTCTGCCGGCGCCATCGCTGTGGACATTGGCACGCTGTTCGATACGCCGTTTCGCGGTATTCGTTTGGGCGCCAGTATCAGCAATTTCGGACAAAAAATGCAAATCATGGGCGACGACTTGCTTGTACAAAAGGATATCGATGCCTCGATTGCCGGAAATAATGAAAGTGTTAACGCATACCTGGCGACTGACAAATTTGACCTGCCACTGATTATGCGACTGGGTATTTCTACCGAATTAGTAGATACTGATTTTCAAAAATTTACCATTGCCATTGATGGTTTGCATCCGAATGATAATACGGAATCTGTGAATATTGGCGGCGAATACTCCACATTGCGGAAATTGGTTTCTTTTCGCGGCGGAATAAAATCGTTGGGCTTGAAAAATCGGGAAGATCGTTATGTCGTCGGTATGGGTTTGAATTACTTTTTAGGCGGGGGAAGACGAATCCGCATTGACTACACGTATGAACAATTCGTTCATTTGAGAAATATTCATCAGTTCACGTTAGCGGTGAGATTTTAA